The following are encoded in a window of Microbacterium sp. LWO13-1.2 genomic DNA:
- a CDS encoding DUF559 domain-containing protein — protein sequence MLKPAALITQLGGVARGTQLQQFGVSRTTLSREVAAGRIDRLRTGVFAAPQVSEDLRSAAAHGGQLTCTSLLRLQRIWVLPETTEPHVWMGTKGRVHRHAGCACISHFYRGKAEIGPASIERALVHLYRCQGDEAFFAAFESAWMLRRLSTAGRFRIRASLPASARWLVDLARSDAESGLESLLRLRLHILGIALTCQVRIAGVGRVDFLVGARLILEVDGRENHDGETNRHKDLVRDAAASRLGYETLRFDYAQVIHDWPTVQAAILGALRRLRDHA from the coding sequence ATGTTGAAACCGGCAGCCCTCATCACTCAGCTGGGCGGCGTCGCCCGCGGAACGCAACTGCAGCAGTTCGGGGTGTCGCGGACCACGCTCTCGCGAGAGGTCGCCGCCGGACGCATCGACCGCCTGCGTACCGGCGTGTTCGCGGCACCTCAGGTGTCGGAGGATCTCCGGAGTGCGGCCGCCCACGGCGGGCAGCTCACCTGCACGTCGCTTCTCCGTCTGCAGCGGATCTGGGTTCTGCCCGAGACGACGGAGCCGCATGTGTGGATGGGCACGAAGGGCAGGGTGCATCGGCACGCGGGCTGCGCGTGCATCAGCCATTTCTACCGGGGGAAGGCCGAGATCGGCCCGGCTTCGATCGAGCGAGCCCTGGTTCACCTGTACAGATGCCAGGGCGATGAGGCGTTCTTCGCAGCCTTCGAATCGGCATGGATGCTTCGCCGGCTCTCGACTGCGGGCCGCTTCCGCATCCGCGCTTCCCTTCCTGCATCCGCTCGCTGGCTTGTCGACCTGGCCCGTTCGGATGCCGAGAGCGGCCTGGAATCGCTGCTCCGCCTGCGGCTCCACATCCTGGGCATCGCGCTGACCTGTCAGGTGCGGATCGCCGGCGTCGGGAGGGTGGATTTCCTCGTCGGCGCCCGGCTCATCCTCGAAGTCGACGGCAGAGAGAATCATGATGGCGAGACGAACAGGCACAAAGATCTGGTGCGGGATGCCGCGGCATCCCGTCTCGGCTACGAAACCCTCCGCTTCGACTACGCGCAGGTGATCCACGATTGGCCCACGGTTCAGGCGGCGATCCTCGGTGCCCTCCGACGGCTTCGGGACCACGCCTGA
- a CDS encoding PhoX family phosphatase: protein MNIGRTSLPMAGHVRGKRSAVTCHLKCANACADGVCNTSSNGYLRDIIDAQLSRRSVLGFGAAAVASIVLAPALTGAQSATAASGVPMAPVGATGAFGFTPIDPVAYTVDSFVVPTGFDWAPIIRWGDPMFNDSPAFDAADQTPEAQARQFGYNVDYTDVIRTSPTTAILFVNHEYTNEGIMFPADQLAGDLDRVRRVGLKAHGLSVVDLTRADETASWSPVVGGQRNRRFLDDTPYAFTGPAAGSALLQTAADPAGTTPLGTFGNCSGGTTPWGTILSGEENFNGYFRSVGTSASDQRYGLKDAETARGWEHVDPRFDARAPGFENEVNRFGWIVEIDPTDPTSVPRKHTSLGRLKHEGANVIIAKNGKAVAYTGDDERFDYLYKFVSRDSFIEGDRAHNMTLLENGDLYVARFAGDSPAVEIDGSGAVPTDGGFGGSGQWLPLVVGGASVVEGMSVEEVLVYTRLAADKVGATKMDRPEDVEPNPVTGRVYVACTNNTKRGTAGSAGPDEVNPRNENRDGHVIEITEAGGDQTATAFSWTLLLVAGDPATNSTAYFSGFPADQVSPISCPDNLAFDSAGNLWISTDGAPGVIGYNDGLFRVTLDGPERGNVEQFLSVAREAETCGPVIHDDEQRVFVSVQHPGEDGSYEQPTSQFPDSMRPAPLAGAGGGTLNIPRPSVVQVFPLDIEPTPTPTPTVDPSPTPSPTVTPGTPGTPGTPGTPGTKPGTGQLPATGADPLGGILAGAGLLAAAGIAFLSRRKREAEAPDAEA from the coding sequence ATGAACATCGGTCGAACGAGCCTGCCCATGGCAGGTCACGTGCGAGGCAAGCGCAGTGCAGTCACCTGCCACCTGAAGTGCGCGAACGCGTGCGCGGACGGGGTGTGCAACACCTCGTCGAACGGCTACCTCCGCGACATCATCGACGCACAGCTGTCCCGCCGTTCCGTACTCGGCTTCGGTGCCGCCGCCGTCGCGAGCATCGTGCTCGCCCCCGCGCTGACCGGTGCGCAGTCCGCCACCGCCGCGTCGGGAGTGCCGATGGCTCCCGTCGGAGCGACCGGCGCTTTCGGATTCACGCCGATCGACCCGGTCGCTTACACGGTCGACAGCTTCGTCGTCCCCACCGGCTTCGACTGGGCGCCGATCATCCGCTGGGGCGATCCGATGTTCAACGACAGCCCCGCCTTCGACGCGGCCGACCAGACGCCCGAGGCTCAGGCACGACAGTTCGGCTACAACGTCGACTACACAGATGTGATCCGGACGTCGCCCACCACGGCGATCCTGTTCGTCAATCACGAGTACACCAATGAGGGAATCATGTTCCCCGCCGACCAGCTCGCCGGAGACCTCGACCGGGTGCGCCGCGTCGGCCTGAAGGCCCACGGCCTCAGCGTGGTCGACCTCACCCGCGCCGACGAGACGGCCTCCTGGAGCCCGGTGGTCGGCGGCCAGCGCAACCGTCGTTTCCTCGATGACACGCCCTACGCCTTCACCGGCCCGGCTGCCGGCTCGGCGCTGCTGCAGACCGCCGCAGATCCTGCCGGCACGACGCCGCTCGGCACCTTCGGCAACTGCTCCGGGGGCACGACGCCCTGGGGCACGATCCTCAGCGGTGAGGAGAACTTCAACGGTTACTTCCGTTCGGTCGGCACGTCGGCCAGCGATCAGCGCTACGGCCTGAAGGATGCCGAGACAGCCCGCGGCTGGGAGCACGTCGACCCTCGGTTCGACGCCCGCGCACCCGGGTTCGAGAACGAGGTCAACCGATTCGGCTGGATCGTCGAGATCGACCCGACGGACCCGACGTCGGTGCCTCGCAAGCACACCTCCCTCGGACGCCTCAAGCACGAGGGCGCGAACGTCATCATCGCGAAGAACGGCAAGGCCGTCGCCTACACGGGCGACGACGAGCGCTTCGACTACCTGTACAAGTTCGTCTCGCGCGACTCGTTCATCGAGGGCGACCGGGCGCACAACATGACACTGCTCGAGAACGGCGACCTCTACGTCGCCCGCTTCGCCGGTGACTCGCCTGCGGTCGAGATCGACGGATCCGGCGCCGTGCCCACGGACGGCGGATTCGGCGGCAGCGGCCAGTGGCTGCCGTTGGTCGTCGGCGGTGCGTCCGTCGTCGAGGGGATGTCGGTCGAGGAAGTCCTCGTCTATACGCGCCTCGCTGCGGACAAGGTCGGTGCGACGAAGATGGACCGCCCGGAGGACGTCGAGCCGAACCCTGTCACCGGCCGTGTCTACGTCGCGTGCACCAACAACACCAAGCGCGGTACTGCCGGCTCGGCCGGCCCCGACGAGGTCAACCCGCGCAACGAGAACCGCGACGGCCACGTGATCGAGATCACCGAGGCCGGTGGCGATCAGACGGCGACGGCGTTCTCGTGGACGCTTCTCCTCGTCGCAGGCGACCCCGCGACGAACTCGACCGCGTACTTCTCCGGCTTCCCGGCCGATCAGGTCTCTCCGATCTCCTGCCCCGACAACCTCGCGTTCGACAGCGCCGGAAATCTGTGGATCTCCACCGACGGCGCGCCCGGCGTCATCGGCTACAACGATGGCCTGTTCCGCGTGACGTTGGACGGACCGGAGCGCGGCAACGTCGAGCAGTTCCTGTCGGTGGCCCGCGAAGCCGAGACCTGCGGTCCGGTCATCCACGACGATGAGCAGCGCGTCTTCGTCTCGGTTCAGCACCCGGGCGAAGACGGCAGCTACGAGCAGCCGACCTCGCAGTTCCCGGACTCGATGCGCCCCGCCCCGCTCGCGGGCGCCGGCGGAGGCACGCTGAACATCCCTCGGCCGTCCGTGGTCCAGGTCTTCCCGTTGGACATCGAGCCCACACCGACGCCGACCCCCACGGTGGATCCGTCGCCGACGCCCTCGCCGACCGTCACCCCTGGCACGCCCGGAACACCGGGAACCCCCGGCACGCCAGGGACGAAGCCGGGAACCGGGCAGCTGCCCGCGACAGGTGCCGACCCGCTCGGCGGGATCCTCGCCGGCGCCGGACTGCTGGCCGCCGCGGGCATCGCGTTCCTCAGCCGCCGCAAGCGTGAAGCCGAAGCGCCCGACGCAGAGGCCTGA